The genomic interval GAAGTTCATTCATCAACTATTTGGAATCGCTGCATAAGAACAGATTCCATTAGGAATCTATATACCTCTTTCAAATAAATGCAGTCTTTGCACCAGAACCCTTAAATCGTTATCAGTAAATCTATTATTTTTTATCATAATTATTTTTTTATTGATAAATTAGGAACGCTAGTTAATAAAAAAGTTCAGTCCTTTGACTGAGCCTAAATGACTTTCCAATTTATTTTATTCTTCTTGCGGCTTGTTGGAGCGGATCCCAGACTCCATTATATGGAGGTGAATATGCTAAGTCTAAATCTAGCAATTGCTCAGCTGTCATAGAATGAAATAAAGCCGTTGCAAGTACATCGATTCTCTTATCTATCCCCTTTTCTCCAATAATTTGTCCCCCAAGAATTTTATGTGATTTATTATGTACTAATAATTTCAAGGTCATTTTTTTAGCATTTGGATAATAGCCTGCAATATCAGATGTTTTTATCGTAACTGTTTGATAGGGAATGTTTAATAATGTTGCCTCTCTTTCTGATAATCCTGTCTTTCCAAGTGTTAAACTGAAGAATTTAATAATAGAGGTTCCTAATACACCTTTAAAAGTTTTTGGAATATTAATTATGTTTAATCCTGCAATTTGACCTTGCTTATTTGCATGTGTTCCTAATGGAATATGATCATCCTTTTCTTTGATTCGATGGTATTGTGTTGCACAATCGCCTGCTGCATATACATCTTCAATATTTGTTTGCATATATGCATTTACTTGGATTGCACCATTTACACTTGTAATGATTCCAGTCTTATCTAAAAAAGAAGTATTTGGCCGTACACCAACAGCAACTAGAACAAGATCAGTCTCAATCTCCCCTTTATCAGTCTTTATAAATTCAACTTTATCTTCGCCAAGAAAAGCTTCTACAGATTCACTCATTCTAAGATCAATGTTTTGCTTCTTTGCTTCTTCATGGATAAGCTCTGCCATTTCTTCATCAAAAATTTTTGCTAATTGTTCATTTCGTTCAATGATTGTTACCTTCTTACCCAATTCCGCAAAACTCTCAGCCATTTCAAGCCCAATATATCCGCCGCCAATTACCGTGACATTTTTAACATCCCTTTCAAGGGATTCTATGATTCGCTTTGCATCTGGAATCGTCTTTAAAGTGAATATACCCGAAAGATGAGCACCTTCCCACTCAGGTATAACCGGGCTTACGCCAGTAGCTATAAGGAGACGGTCATATGACAAATAAAACTTCTCTTCATTTGCATGGTTTATCCCATACACTTGTTTATTTTTTGTATCAACTTGGCAAACCTCATGTAAGATTCGTGCATCAATTCCGTATTTTTCTTTAAATTCAGTCTGTGTCCGAGCTATTAATTTATCTGTTGAATCAATTTTATTGCTAATCACATAAGGGAGCCCACATTGGCCATATGAGTATACTTCTCCCATTTCAAGAACAGTAATCTGGTGATCTGAGCTATTCCTTACAATTTGCATGGCAGCACTCATACCTGCTGCATCTCCGCCAATAATTATTATCTTCATCTACAATCCCTCCACCTGCTTATTTTCCCTTTACAGTTTGTTTTTTAAACGTAAAAGGCGCTCAACTTGAAACTAAAGTCAGTTTTTACACCTGACACAAAGAAGGATTCTGGTGCAAAAATGGTTTCAAAAAAACATAGGACATGAATTTCCTGCTAACTTACGGATTATGATGCGATGCCAAATAGTTTATCAATGAATTCTTTTCGATTTTGGGCAGACTTCACCCCTTGGTGAACTTGCCCTTTTTTCATCATATGCATGGCTTCAATGCCACGTACTATTGAAATAGCAGTTTCATACGTTTTGAATCCCAGCATGGAGCGGACTCGAGAGGGTCCATATAAGCGTATTCGAGGTGATCATTTTTTAATATTAATACTCTAAACACGCAGAACACCGTTCATAAATGGAACAGTGTTCAAAAAAGTAGTTATTTAATTTTCTTCATCCTATACTCAATTTTCCAAAAATAAATAACAATAAAGTCGTTTTAAACCTGCGTATTCTTCCGCAATCGGCCCGATTGTTGAAGATCAATTAATTCATTTTTTTAAAACTTCCCCCCTATTAAATTTCAATAAGTATAGGAACAATCATTGGCTTTTTCTTAGTATGTGTATATACATATTGTCGTATTGATTTTTTTATTTGTTTTTTCATTACATTCCATTGGTTTCTATTTGCTTCTTGTAGCTCGTTAACAATTTCTGTAGTAAGTCGATTAACGTCTCGGCGGAATTCCGAGAAATCTCTATCCATAAATCCACGAGAAATGGTATCGGGTTCAGAAAGCAGTTTTCTTTCCGCTTTGCTCATAGTTAAAACAATCATGAGCATTCCATCCTCTGAAAGCTGTTTGCGGTCTCGTAACACAAATTCCCCAACATTACCGACATCCCCCCCGTCTACGTAGGTATTCCCAACCGGTATTTTCCGGGTCTGACGGGCAATGGTATGTTCAATATCGACGACATCGCCATTATTGATGATAAACGTGTTTCCTTGCTCTACTCCAACGGATTCAGCTAACAAACGGTGATGGTGTAACATTCTAAATTCACCGTGAATGGGAATAAAATATTTTGGTTTCATTAATGTAAGCATTAGTTTTAAATCTTCTTGATAACCATGGCCGGAAACATGCATTCCGGATGTACTTCCTAATCCATAAATCACTTTGGCTCCAAGTGCAAATAAGTTGTCTACGATACTCGTGACATTTCGTTCATTCCCGGGTATTGGACCTGCTGCAAAGATAACCGTATCTTCAGGTAAAATGTCGACACCGCGAAAGTTTCCAGTGGACAGGCGGGCAAGAGCAGCCAATGGTTCTCCTTGACTCCCGGTGCATAAAATAGCCACCTTTTCAGGAGCCATTTCATTGATTTCATGTGGGTCAATTAACATTCCATCAGGAACTGTTAAATAACCATGTTCCATAGCAACCGCTACGACCTTAACCATACTTCGTCCAAGCAACGCAAGTTTTCGATTTGTTTTTTGCGCTGCATTCACGACTTGCTGAACGCGACTAATATTTGAAGCAAAGGTAGAAAGAATAACTTTGCGTTCGGCTTTCATGAAAGTTGCTTCCAC from Peribacillus asahii carries:
- a CDS encoding ribonuclease J, yielding MSTKENALSIFALGGLNEIGKNMYAIEYSNDIVIIDCGNKFPDESLLGIDLIIPDIAYLVENKDKVRALIVTHGHEDHIGGIPFFLKKLNVPVYATRFTLGLIEIKLKEHKLLRESELVEINSNSNLKIGEMSVSFFKVTHSIPDCLGMVFHTPEGNIVHTGDFKFDLTPANNEHSDIHKMAEIGKEGVLLLLSESTNAERPGLTPSEQMVGEHVEATFMKAERKVILSTFASNISRVQQVVNAAQKTNRKLALLGRSMVKVVAVAMEHGYLTVPDGMLIDPHEINEMAPEKVAILCTGSQGEPLAALARLSTGNFRGVDILPEDTVIFAAGPIPGNERNVTSIVDNLFALGAKVIYGLGSTSGMHVSGHGYQEDLKLMLTLMKPKYFIPIHGEFRMLHHHRLLAESVGVEQGNTFIINNGDVVDIEHTIARQTRKIPVGNTYVDGGDVGNVGEFVLRDRKQLSEDGMLMIVLTMSKAERKLLSEPDTISRGFMDRDFSEFRRDVNRLTTEIVNELQEANRNQWNVMKKQIKKSIRQYVYTHTKKKPMIVPILIEI
- a CDS encoding CoA-disulfide reductase produces the protein MKIIIIGGDAAGMSAAMQIVRNSSDHQITVLEMGEVYSYGQCGLPYVISNKIDSTDKLIARTQTEFKEKYGIDARILHEVCQVDTKNKQVYGINHANEEKFYLSYDRLLIATGVSPVIPEWEGAHLSGIFTLKTIPDAKRIIESLERDVKNVTVIGGGYIGLEMAESFAELGKKVTIIERNEQLAKIFDEEMAELIHEEAKKQNIDLRMSESVEAFLGEDKVEFIKTDKGEIETDLVLVAVGVRPNTSFLDKTGIITSVNGAIQVNAYMQTNIEDVYAAGDCATQYHRIKEKDDHIPLGTHANKQGQIAGLNIINIPKTFKGVLGTSIIKFFSLTLGKTGLSEREATLLNIPYQTVTIKTSDIAGYYPNAKKMTLKLLVHNKSHKILGGQIIGEKGIDKRIDVLATALFHSMTAEQLLDLDLAYSPPYNGVWDPLQQAARRIK